The Saccharothrix variisporea genome has a segment encoding these proteins:
- a CDS encoding HNH endonuclease — translation MIRLVRTDLPDEVALRLPPLTREIVAAPDRVRVARAAWKRAAVRRTVHAPLRRLLEEMAPGYQRCMYCGDSQGTDIDHFEPLSRNPVRTFDWLNHLLACATCNSNLKRDRFPVAADGTPLLVDPTVEDPFDHLLLTPSLGQYVGLTDKGRATIEVFDLNRPVLTQGREQAHRVVVLALQKWVAGRERGAEDEMREAVLTVRGQPLADVCQAMLRLAEAPGAARVLDSSVLPILRDPELRNELLI, via the coding sequence GTGATCAGGCTCGTGCGCACGGACCTGCCGGACGAGGTCGCCCTGCGCTTACCGCCGTTGACACGGGAGATCGTCGCCGCGCCGGACCGGGTCCGGGTGGCCCGCGCGGCGTGGAAGCGGGCCGCGGTGCGCCGGACCGTGCACGCCCCGCTGCGCCGGCTGTTGGAGGAGATGGCGCCCGGCTACCAGCGGTGCATGTACTGCGGCGACAGCCAGGGCACCGACATCGACCACTTCGAGCCGCTGTCCCGCAACCCCGTGCGCACGTTCGACTGGCTCAACCACCTGCTGGCGTGCGCCACCTGCAACAGCAACCTCAAGCGGGACCGCTTCCCGGTGGCCGCCGACGGCACGCCGCTGCTGGTGGACCCGACCGTCGAGGACCCGTTCGACCACCTGCTGCTGACGCCGTCGCTGGGCCAGTACGTGGGGCTGACCGACAAGGGCCGGGCGACCATCGAGGTGTTCGACCTGAACCGGCCGGTGCTGACCCAGGGTCGCGAGCAGGCACACCGCGTGGTCGTGCTGGCCCTCCAGAAGTGGGTCGCGGGGCGCGAACGGGGTGCCGAGGACGAGATGCGGGAGGCGGTGCTCACCGTGCGCGGCCAGCCGCTCGCGGACGTCTGCCAGGCGATGCTGCGGCTCGCCGAAGCACCGGGAGCGGCGCGCGTGCTGGATTCGTCCGTTCTGCCCATCCTCCGCGACCCCGAACTGCGCAACGAACTCCTCATTTAA
- a CDS encoding RtcB family protein, translating into MTATTIAGSRVDIRLWANPDEVEEQALRQLRNISALPWAVKHVAVMPDVHYGMGATVGSVIALKDAVSPAAVGVDIGCGMTAVRTSLHATDLPADLKHLRSALERAVPVGFAMHKEPVVAPDAFWDGFDRLVPTLDQGKALRQMGTLGGGNHFLEVCLDTDDRVWVMLHSGSRGIGNQLAQHHIEVARTLAHNQALPDPDLAVFLAGTPEMAAYRHDLYWAQEYARRNRATMLGLVTGVLQRQFPHIAFDEPISAHHNYVSEEHHFGEDVLVTRKGAIRARKGELGIIPGSMGTGSYIVRGLGNPDSFESASHGAGRKMSRTKARKTFTADDLAAQTAGVECRKDAGVVDEIPGAYKDLDTVIAQQSDLVEVVTRLKQVVCVKG; encoded by the coding sequence ATGACCGCAACGACGATCGCCGGTTCCCGCGTGGACATCCGGCTGTGGGCCAACCCGGACGAGGTCGAGGAGCAGGCGCTGCGACAGCTGCGCAACATCTCCGCCCTCCCCTGGGCGGTCAAGCACGTTGCCGTCATGCCCGACGTGCACTACGGCATGGGGGCCACCGTCGGCTCCGTCATCGCGCTCAAGGACGCGGTCTCGCCGGCGGCGGTCGGGGTGGACATCGGTTGCGGCATGACGGCCGTGCGCACCTCCCTCCACGCCACCGACCTGCCGGCCGACCTCAAGCACCTGCGCAGCGCCCTGGAGCGGGCGGTGCCGGTCGGGTTCGCCATGCACAAGGAGCCCGTCGTCGCCCCCGACGCCTTCTGGGACGGCTTCGACCGCCTGGTGCCGACCCTCGACCAGGGCAAGGCCCTGCGCCAGATGGGCACCCTCGGCGGCGGCAACCACTTCCTGGAGGTCTGCCTCGACACCGACGACCGGGTGTGGGTCATGCTGCACTCCGGCTCGCGCGGCATCGGCAACCAGCTGGCGCAGCACCACATCGAGGTCGCCCGCACGCTGGCGCACAACCAGGCCCTGCCCGACCCGGACCTCGCCGTGTTCCTCGCGGGCACGCCGGAGATGGCCGCGTACCGGCACGACCTGTACTGGGCGCAGGAGTACGCGCGGCGCAACCGGGCGACCATGCTCGGCCTCGTCACCGGGGTGCTCCAGCGGCAGTTCCCGCACATCGCGTTCGACGAGCCGATCAGCGCGCACCACAACTACGTGTCGGAGGAGCACCACTTCGGCGAGGACGTCCTGGTGACCCGCAAGGGCGCGATCCGGGCCCGGAAGGGCGAGCTCGGGATCATCCCGGGCTCGATGGGCACCGGCTCGTACATCGTGCGCGGTCTGGGCAACCCCGACTCGTTCGAGTCCGCGTCGCACGGCGCCGGTCGGAAGATGTCGCGGACCAAGGCGCGCAAGACGTTCACCGCCGACGACCTGGCCGCACAGACCGCGGGCGTGGAGTGCCGGAAGGACGCCGGCGTGGTGGACGAGATCCCCGGCGCCTACAAGGACCTCGACACCGTGATCGCCCAGCAGAGCGACCTGGTGGAGGTCGTCACGCGGCTCAAGCAGGTCGTCTGCGTCAAGGGATAG
- a CDS encoding GNAT family N-acetyltransferase → MERVTITRASTSDLPTILPLVREFYEIDGHDYDEPRVTAALEPLLADDRYGQVWLFDTGYAVVTWGYSLESGGRDALLDEFFVRNRGGGVGGKVLDALVEEARNAGAMKMFLETEAPNDAARRFYGRHGFEAETSTWLSRTL, encoded by the coding sequence ATGGAGCGCGTGACGATCACGCGAGCCTCCACATCGGACCTCCCGACCATCCTCCCTTTGGTGCGCGAGTTCTACGAGATCGACGGGCACGACTACGACGAACCCCGCGTGACGGCGGCGTTGGAACCGTTGCTGGCGGACGACCGCTACGGCCAGGTGTGGCTGTTCGACACCGGGTACGCGGTGGTGACCTGGGGCTACTCCCTGGAATCGGGTGGGCGGGACGCGCTGCTGGACGAGTTCTTCGTCCGCAACCGGGGCGGCGGCGTGGGCGGGAAGGTCCTCGACGCGCTCGTCGAAGAAGCGCGCAACGCGGGCGCGATGAAGATGTTCTTGGAAACCGAGGCGCCCAACGACGCCGCCCGTCGCTTCTACGGTCGCCACGGGTTCGAAGCGGAGACGTCCACCTGGCTCAGTCGCACCCTTTAA
- a CDS encoding IclR family transcriptional regulator, translated as MTGPASPARPNAVKSADRTVELLEVLSASERPLTLTELHRELSYPKSSLYMLLQTLVARGWVELDTTRGTYGIGVRALLVGTSYLDHDPVVQVAIRVMEQVRREINETVHLARLDGADVVYLASRESEHHLRVVSRVGRRLPAHSTSLGKALLAARTPQEVDAILPVKLEPLTPNTVVDRGALHAQLAGFRSVGYAHEREENTPGLGCFAVALPYRSPVLDAMSCSVPLGRLTPEHEKQVVDALLHGARTITELLRQFGRV; from the coding sequence GTGACTGGACCCGCGTCACCCGCACGGCCGAACGCCGTCAAATCGGCCGACCGCACGGTGGAGTTGTTGGAGGTGCTGTCGGCGTCGGAACGCCCGCTGACGCTGACCGAGTTGCACCGCGAGCTGAGCTACCCCAAGTCGAGCCTCTACATGCTGTTGCAGACGCTCGTCGCCCGCGGCTGGGTCGAGCTGGACACCACCCGCGGCACCTACGGCATCGGCGTGCGCGCCCTGCTCGTCGGCACCTCCTACCTGGACCACGACCCGGTCGTGCAGGTCGCGATCCGGGTGATGGAGCAGGTCCGCCGGGAGATCAACGAGACCGTCCACCTGGCCCGCCTCGACGGCGCGGACGTGGTGTACCTGGCCAGCCGGGAGTCCGAGCACCACCTCAGGGTCGTCTCGCGCGTGGGTCGCCGCCTGCCCGCGCACTCGACGTCCCTGGGCAAGGCGCTGCTGGCCGCCCGCACCCCGCAGGAGGTGGACGCGATCCTGCCGGTCAAGCTGGAACCGCTGACGCCGAACACGGTGGTGGACCGCGGGGCCCTGCACGCGCAACTGGCCGGGTTCCGGTCGGTGGGGTACGCCCACGAGCGCGAGGAGAACACGCCCGGTCTGGGGTGCTTCGCGGTCGCTTTGCCTTACCGCTCACCGGTTCTGGACGCCATGAGCTGCTCTGTGCCGCTGGGGCGGTTGACCCCGGAGCACGAGAAGCAGGTCGTGGACGCTCTCCTGCACGGCGCTCGAACGATCACCGAGCTGCTGCGCCAGTTCGGTCGGGTCTGA
- a CDS encoding DUF397 domain-containing protein → MKTKKTWRRSSYSGAANNCVELAVGPTAAVVRDSKKPGLELTFRDGPFRAFLSALRRS, encoded by the coding sequence ATGAAGACGAAGAAGACGTGGCGTAGAAGCTCGTACTCGGGCGCGGCCAACAACTGCGTCGAGCTGGCGGTCGGCCCCACGGCCGCGGTTGTTCGTGACAGCAAGAAACCCGGCCTCGAACTGACCTTTCGCGACGGTCCGTTCCGGGCCTTCCTCTCCGCCCTCCGCCGAAGCTGA
- a CDS encoding ATP-binding cassette domain-containing protein: protein MADAIVAEGLVKRYGSVVALNGLDLVVPEGTIMGLLGPNGAGKTTTVRVLTTLLEHDEGKATVAGLDVVADAKELRRQIGLSGQYSAVDENLTGFENLDMVGRLYHLGKKRSRERARELLERFDLVEAADRPVKGYSGGMRRRLDLAGALVATPKVLFLDEPTTGLDPRSRLGMWDVIEELVAGGTTLLLTTQYLEEADRLADKIAVIDHGQVIALGTADELKAQVGGERLELSVGNAQDAAKAREVLGGLAIGEIVVDERGHRLTVPVSGGSEVLVDGIRRLDAEAIKVLDVGLRRPTLDDVFLTLTGHAAEEKQEEQGE from the coding sequence ATGGCAGACGCAATCGTGGCCGAGGGACTGGTCAAACGCTACGGATCGGTCGTCGCCCTCAACGGCCTCGACCTCGTGGTGCCCGAGGGCACCATCATGGGCTTGCTCGGCCCCAACGGCGCCGGCAAGACGACGACGGTGCGCGTGCTCACCACCCTGCTGGAGCACGACGAGGGCAAGGCGACCGTCGCGGGGCTCGACGTCGTCGCCGACGCCAAGGAGCTCCGCCGCCAGATCGGCCTGTCCGGCCAGTACTCGGCGGTGGACGAGAACCTGACCGGGTTCGAGAACCTCGACATGGTCGGCCGGCTGTACCACCTGGGCAAGAAGCGCAGCCGCGAACGGGCGCGCGAACTGCTGGAGCGGTTCGACCTGGTGGAGGCCGCCGACCGACCGGTGAAGGGCTACTCGGGGGGCATGCGCCGCCGGCTGGACCTCGCGGGCGCGCTGGTCGCCACACCCAAGGTGCTGTTCCTGGACGAGCCGACCACGGGCCTGGACCCGCGCAGCCGGCTGGGCATGTGGGACGTCATCGAGGAACTGGTCGCGGGCGGCACCACCCTGCTGCTGACCACCCAGTACCTGGAGGAGGCCGACCGCCTGGCGGACAAGATCGCCGTCATCGACCACGGCCAGGTCATCGCGCTGGGCACCGCCGACGAGCTCAAGGCCCAGGTCGGCGGCGAACGGCTGGAGCTGTCGGTCGGCAACGCGCAGGACGCGGCCAAGGCGCGCGAGGTCCTCGGCGGGTTGGCGATCGGCGAGATCGTGGTGGACGAGCGCGGCCACCGGCTCACCGTGCCCGTGTCCGGCGGGTCGGAGGTGCTGGTCGACGGCATCCGCCGGCTGGACGCCGAGGCGATCAAGGTGCTCGACGTGGGCCTGCGCAGGCCGACGCTGGACGACGTGTTCCTCACGCTGACCGGTCACGCGGCGGAGGAGAAGCAGGAGGAGCAGGGGGAATGA
- a CDS encoding pentapeptide repeat-containing protein: MATRRGRRGARRDWAQVSSLVSALTAVGALVFTALSLQATRDQIEIAERGQVTDRYSKAVEQLAHPRFEVRLGAVHALEQIARDSEAHRVPVVSVLTSFIRGERHVTTGGGPACEVEEFYDVGSARHDVHAALTAVGRLDGGRAVDLSLSCLDSALLPGARLRCANLDGSSLRQASLIGADLRGASLAGARLDAAESLGPDGAGAVLRGASLAGARLSRATLRNAVLEAVDLAGADLTDAVLAGADLDGANLAGAYVRGADFSGATVDFAAALRAGAIDDYPPAPQACGP, translated from the coding sequence GTGGCGACCAGGCGGGGGAGGCGTGGGGCGCGCCGGGACTGGGCTCAGGTCTCGTCGCTGGTGTCCGCGTTGACGGCGGTGGGGGCGCTGGTGTTCACGGCGCTGTCCCTCCAGGCCACGCGGGACCAGATCGAGATCGCCGAGCGCGGGCAGGTCACCGACCGGTACAGCAAGGCGGTCGAGCAGCTCGCCCACCCGCGGTTCGAGGTCCGGCTGGGCGCGGTGCACGCGCTGGAGCAGATCGCGCGGGACTCGGAGGCGCACCGGGTGCCCGTGGTGTCGGTGCTGACGTCGTTCATCCGCGGCGAGCGGCACGTCACCACCGGCGGCGGGCCCGCGTGCGAGGTGGAGGAGTTCTACGACGTGGGCTCCGCGCGCCACGACGTCCACGCCGCCCTCACCGCCGTCGGCCGCCTCGACGGGGGCCGCGCGGTCGACCTGAGCCTGTCGTGCCTGGACAGCGCGCTCCTGCCGGGGGCACGGCTGCGGTGCGCGAACCTCGACGGCAGCTCCCTGCGCCAGGCCTCGCTGATCGGCGCCGACCTGCGGGGCGCGTCGCTGGCCGGCGCGCGGCTCGACGCGGCGGAGTCGCTGGGGCCGGACGGGGCCGGCGCGGTCCTGCGCGGAGCGTCGCTGGCCGGCGCCCGCCTGTCCCGCGCGACGCTGCGCAACGCCGTGCTGGAGGCCGTCGACCTGGCCGGCGCGGACCTCACCGACGCCGTCCTGGCCGGCGCGGACCTCGACGGCGCGAACCTCGCGGGCGCCTACGTCCGGGGCGCCGACTTCAGCGGCGCGACGGTCGACTTCGCCGCCGCCCTGCGCGCCGGCGCGATCGACGACTACCCGCCCGCACCGCAGGCGTGCGGACCGTGA
- a CDS encoding helix-turn-helix domain-containing protein → MAAVQTRRKRKLGQFLNALRKRAGKTEIDYHALTRKTQSTLSRMENGYISPSWTELSALLALYGASDDERREAEALWEDAKQDSTRLANAAAFTPEARTYARQEADASEVRTIEMIVIPGLLQTAAYASAIRLAGRRFVDASVSVEQAVAALANRQRRLPGLRLHAVIDEAALHRVVGGEEVMIEQLSHLVDMSGQDDITIQVIPFGAGAYGTMSGGGATALLFEEGDPSTVYLEYAGGGKWVDNPADVEKYLLHFDDMAREVALPPADSTSLIRELATALKET, encoded by the coding sequence ATGGCAGCGGTCCAAACCCGACGCAAGCGCAAGCTGGGGCAGTTCCTCAACGCGCTGCGCAAGCGCGCGGGCAAGACGGAGATCGACTACCACGCGCTGACCCGCAAGACGCAGTCGACGTTGTCCCGGATGGAGAACGGGTACATCAGTCCGAGTTGGACCGAGCTGAGCGCCCTGCTGGCGCTCTACGGGGCCAGCGACGACGAGCGGCGCGAGGCGGAAGCCCTGTGGGAGGACGCGAAGCAGGACTCCACGCGGCTGGCCAACGCCGCCGCGTTCACGCCCGAGGCGCGCACCTACGCGCGCCAGGAGGCGGACGCGAGCGAGGTCCGGACGATCGAGATGATCGTGATCCCCGGGCTGTTGCAGACCGCCGCGTACGCGTCGGCGATCCGCTTGGCGGGCCGGCGCTTCGTGGACGCGTCGGTGTCGGTCGAGCAGGCGGTGGCGGCACTGGCGAACAGGCAGCGCCGGCTGCCCGGGTTGCGGCTGCACGCGGTGATCGACGAAGCGGCGCTGCACCGGGTGGTGGGCGGGGAAGAGGTGATGATTGAGCAGTTATCGCACCTTGTGGACATGTCCGGGCAAGACGACATCACGATCCAGGTGATCCCGTTCGGCGCGGGGGCCTACGGGACCATGTCCGGTGGCGGCGCGACCGCCCTCCTGTTCGAGGAAGGCGATCCCTCCACCGTGTACCTGGAGTACGCCGGCGGTGGGAAGTGGGTCGACAATCCCGCCGATGTCGAGAAGTACCTGCTTCACTTCGATGACATGGCCCGCGAGGTCGCGCTCCCGCCCGCGGACTCGACCTCGTTGATCAGAGAACTGGCAACCGCACTGAAGGAAACATGA
- a CDS encoding aldehyde dehydrogenase (NADP(+)) has translation MTVVQGYNPRTGEPFGDPVPETTDDQVDALARAAAAAFPAWSGLPAAERADVLERLADALDGWAESLVAVADAETALGVPRLSGELKRTTNQLRLFAEVLREGSYVEAVLDSANPDTVPPRPVLRRLLRPLGPVAVFSASNFPFAFSVAGGDTASALAAGCPVVVKAHSAHPGTSRETARVVASVLPEGVFGIVYGTSAGVALVKHPAVKAVGFTGSTAGGRALFDLAQGRPDPIPFYGELGSVNPAVVLPGAAAARAEEVATGFAASLTLGVGQFCTNPGLLFAPESLVPALAAAVGGTTGGAMLNERMSDSYRSGTEELAASGLAKQVAAGSAPEEGFSAAPKLFEVPLEVFAENVEKLTEEHFGPAGVVVTYRDPAALPEVLRALPGTLTGTVHASDDEHELAGAVAAALAGVAGRLIFNGWPTGVAVAWGMHHGGPWPATTNPLHTSVGTTSIRRWLAPVTYQSWPDALLPPELREANPLGIPRRVDGVLGVH, from the coding sequence GTGACCGTCGTGCAGGGCTACAACCCCCGGACCGGGGAGCCGTTCGGCGACCCCGTCCCCGAGACCACCGATGACCAGGTCGACGCGCTCGCCCGCGCTGCGGCGGCGGCGTTCCCGGCGTGGTCGGGGCTGCCGGCGGCGGAGCGGGCGGACGTGCTGGAGCGGCTGGCCGACGCCCTGGACGGCTGGGCCGAGTCGCTGGTGGCGGTGGCCGACGCGGAGACCGCGCTGGGCGTGCCCCGGTTGAGCGGCGAGCTGAAGCGCACCACCAACCAGCTGCGGCTGTTCGCGGAGGTGCTGCGGGAGGGCAGCTACGTCGAGGCGGTGCTGGACTCGGCGAACCCCGACACCGTCCCGCCCCGGCCGGTGCTGCGGCGGCTGCTGCGCCCGCTCGGGCCGGTCGCGGTGTTCTCGGCGTCGAACTTCCCGTTCGCGTTCTCGGTCGCGGGCGGGGACACGGCGTCCGCGCTGGCCGCCGGGTGCCCGGTGGTCGTGAAGGCGCACTCGGCGCACCCCGGGACGTCCCGGGAGACCGCGCGCGTGGTCGCGTCGGTGCTGCCCGAGGGCGTTTTCGGGATCGTGTACGGGACTTCGGCGGGCGTGGCGCTGGTGAAGCACCCGGCAGTCAAGGCCGTGGGGTTCACCGGGTCCACCGCCGGCGGGCGGGCGCTGTTCGACCTCGCGCAGGGCCGGCCGGACCCGATCCCGTTCTACGGCGAGCTGGGCAGCGTGAACCCGGCCGTGGTGCTGCCGGGCGCGGCGGCGGCGCGGGCGGAGGAGGTGGCGACCGGGTTCGCCGCGTCGCTCACCCTCGGGGTGGGGCAGTTCTGCACCAACCCCGGGCTGCTGTTCGCGCCCGAGTCGCTGGTGCCGGCGCTGGCCGCGGCGGTCGGGGGCACGACCGGTGGCGCGATGCTGAACGAGCGGATGTCGGACTCCTACCGGTCGGGCACGGAGGAGTTGGCGGCGTCGGGCCTGGCGAAGCAGGTCGCGGCCGGTTCCGCGCCCGAGGAGGGGTTCAGCGCGGCCCCGAAGCTGTTCGAGGTGCCGCTGGAGGTGTTCGCGGAGAACGTCGAGAAGCTGACCGAGGAGCACTTCGGGCCGGCCGGGGTCGTCGTCACCTACCGCGACCCGGCGGCGTTGCCGGAAGTGCTGCGCGCGCTGCCGGGGACGCTGACCGGGACCGTGCACGCCTCGGACGACGAGCACGAGCTCGCCGGTGCGGTGGCGGCGGCGCTGGCGGGCGTGGCCGGGCGGTTGATCTTCAACGGCTGGCCGACCGGGGTGGCGGTGGCGTGGGGCATGCACCACGGCGGCCCCTGGCCCGCCACCACCAACCCGCTGCACACGTCGGTGGGTACGACGTCGATCCGCCGGTGGCTGGCCCCCGTGACCTACCAGTCGTGGCCGGACGCCCTGCTGCCGCCGGAACTGCGCGAGGCCAACCCGCTGGGCATCCCGCGCCGCGTGGACGGTGTGCTCGGCGTCCACTGA
- a CDS encoding NAD-dependent epimerase/dehydratase family protein, producing the protein MTSRILITGSAGGVGTLMRTRLAAPDRVLRLLDIGEQPPAAEGEAVEVVRASVTDQAAMDAACEGVDAVIHLGGHSVERPWAQVLDVNINGTHVVLEAARRNGVRRVVLASSNHAVGFYERSSGEAGDYLFPQPDTYYGVSKVALEALGSLYANRYGLDVIAVRIGSCFERPRDARMLATWLSPDDCARLFEACLSAPSPGFRVVWGVSDNTRRWFSLDEARALGYQPKDDSEVFAADVPEDDPESLAHKYVGGMWCGPALDTAVKEAGR; encoded by the coding sequence TTGACTTCACGCATCTTGATCACCGGTTCCGCCGGTGGGGTGGGCACGCTCATGCGCACCCGCCTCGCCGCGCCGGACCGCGTCCTGCGGCTGCTGGACATCGGCGAGCAGCCGCCGGCCGCCGAGGGCGAGGCCGTCGAGGTGGTGCGGGCCTCGGTGACCGACCAGGCCGCGATGGACGCGGCGTGCGAGGGCGTCGACGCCGTGATCCACCTGGGTGGGCACAGCGTGGAACGGCCGTGGGCGCAGGTCCTGGACGTCAACATCAACGGCACGCACGTGGTGTTGGAGGCCGCGCGCCGCAACGGGGTCCGCCGGGTGGTGCTGGCCAGTTCCAACCACGCGGTCGGGTTCTACGAACGCTCCTCCGGTGAGGCCGGTGACTACCTGTTCCCGCAGCCGGACACGTACTACGGCGTGAGCAAGGTGGCGTTGGAGGCGCTGGGGAGCCTCTACGCGAACCGGTACGGCCTGGACGTCATCGCCGTCCGCATCGGGTCGTGCTTCGAACGCCCCAGGGACGCCCGCATGCTGGCGACCTGGCTGTCCCCCGACGACTGCGCGCGGCTGTTCGAGGCGTGCCTGTCCGCGCCCTCGCCCGGGTTCCGGGTGGTGTGGGGCGTCTCGGACAACACCCGCCGCTGGTTCTCCCTCGACGAGGCCCGCGCGCTGGGCTACCAGCCGAAGGACGACTCCGAGGTGTTCGCGGCGGACGTGCCCGAGGACGACCCGGAGTCGTTGGCGCACAAGTACGTCGGTGGCATGTGGTGCGGACCGGCGCTCGACACGGCCGTGAAGGAGGCGGGTCGGTGA
- a CDS encoding AAA family ATPase produces MYISQVRLRNIKGFHGAREVDLKLTAPGWTVIAGRNGSGKTSLLHAIALAISGPAVARNLVPDFENWVTAGEREAVAQVRFTQDEHAERWSGKGRRPSGELWAGLVWTMPEEEDRRGYRGLQPSLREKLEGSKTAATRGPWQDNPTGWFCAAYGPFRRMVGGTPDAQRLMSSLGPVSRLATLFHEDASLAEGVGWLIEQHLRSLERRPGAEELKSVALGILSDGLLPDDYRIRGVDSDGLWVDSGGHRFPLREMSDGYRTVASLVVDLVKQIHESFGALRTAPTRAGGLALTAPGVVIIDEVDAHLHVSWQKRIGGWLKEHFPNIQFLVTTHSPYVCQAADPGGLVRLPGPDQQEPPRVVDRALYERIVYGSGDDAVLSDLFGLDTPYSEEAQRLRAELVALEVRVITGEADDRTVRRYEKLKALLTSSPVARTREVEARIQR; encoded by the coding sequence ATGTACATCTCGCAGGTCCGGCTGCGAAACATCAAGGGGTTTCACGGTGCCCGCGAAGTCGACCTCAAGCTCACCGCCCCCGGCTGGACGGTGATCGCGGGCCGCAACGGCTCGGGCAAGACCTCGCTGCTGCACGCGATCGCGCTGGCCATCAGCGGTCCCGCCGTGGCCCGCAACCTGGTCCCCGACTTCGAGAACTGGGTCACCGCCGGCGAGCGCGAAGCCGTCGCGCAGGTCCGGTTCACCCAGGACGAACACGCCGAGCGCTGGTCGGGCAAGGGCCGGCGGCCCTCCGGCGAGCTGTGGGCGGGCCTGGTGTGGACGATGCCGGAGGAGGAGGACCGGCGCGGCTACCGCGGCCTGCAGCCGTCGCTGCGGGAGAAGCTGGAGGGCAGCAAGACCGCCGCGACCCGCGGTCCGTGGCAGGACAACCCCACCGGCTGGTTCTGCGCCGCCTACGGACCGTTCCGGCGGATGGTCGGCGGCACGCCCGACGCGCAGCGCCTGATGTCCAGCCTCGGCCCGGTGTCGCGGCTGGCGACCCTGTTCCACGAGGACGCCTCGCTGGCCGAGGGCGTCGGGTGGTTGATCGAGCAACATCTGCGGTCGTTGGAACGGCGGCCGGGCGCGGAGGAGCTGAAGTCGGTCGCGCTGGGCATCCTGTCCGACGGCCTGCTGCCCGACGACTACCGCATCCGCGGCGTGGACTCCGACGGGCTGTGGGTGGACAGCGGCGGGCACCGGTTCCCGCTGCGCGAGATGAGCGACGGCTACCGCACGGTCGCCTCGCTCGTGGTGGACCTGGTCAAGCAGATCCACGAGTCCTTCGGCGCGCTGCGCACCGCGCCCACCCGCGCCGGCGGGCTGGCCCTCACCGCGCCCGGCGTCGTGATCATCGACGAGGTGGACGCGCACCTGCACGTGTCGTGGCAGAAGCGGATCGGCGGGTGGCTCAAGGAGCACTTCCCGAACATCCAGTTCCTGGTCACCACGCACAGCCCGTACGTGTGCCAGGCGGCCGACCCCGGCGGCCTGGTCCGGCTGCCCGGCCCCGACCAGCAGGAGCCGCCGCGGGTGGTGGACCGCGCGCTGTACGAGCGGATCGTCTACGGCAGCGGTGACGACGCCGTGCTGTCGGACCTGTTCGGGCTGGACACGCCGTACTCCGAGGAGGCGCAGCGGCTGCGCGCGGAACTGGTGGCGCTGGAGGTGCGGGTGATCACCGGGGAGGCGGACGACCGGACCGTGCGCCGGTACGAGAAGCTCAAGGCGCTGCTGACCAGTTCACCGGTCGCGCGCACGCGCGAGGTCGAGGCGCGGATCCAGCGGTGA
- a CDS encoding ABC transporter permease, producing the protein MSTIVQALGDGAVVAKRNLIKIKRVPDLLVFSTLSPIMFVLLFAYVFGGSIQIPGMDYREFLMAGIFAQTVVFGATITGSGLADDIQKGVIDRFRSLPMARSAVLIGRTTSDLLNNVIVIVVMSATGLLVGWRIHSSFLEALAGFALLLLFAYALSWGMAIVGLMVRSPEVFNNASFIAIFPLTFIANTFVQQDNLPTPLRVFAEWNPVSAVTAAARELFGNTNPLFPKPDVWSLQHPVLTTLIWVVVFLVVFVPLAIRQYRKAVSR; encoded by the coding sequence ATGAGCACCATCGTGCAGGCGCTGGGTGACGGCGCGGTCGTCGCCAAGCGCAACCTGATCAAGATCAAGCGCGTGCCGGACCTGCTGGTCTTCTCGACGCTGTCGCCGATCATGTTCGTGCTGCTGTTCGCGTACGTGTTCGGCGGGTCGATCCAGATCCCCGGCATGGACTACCGCGAGTTCCTGATGGCGGGCATCTTCGCGCAGACCGTCGTGTTCGGCGCGACCATCACCGGCAGCGGCCTGGCGGACGACATCCAGAAGGGCGTCATCGACCGGTTCCGGTCGCTGCCGATGGCCAGGTCGGCCGTGCTGATCGGGCGGACCACGTCGGACCTGTTGAACAACGTCATCGTCATCGTGGTGATGTCGGCGACGGGGTTGCTGGTGGGGTGGCGCATCCACTCGTCGTTCCTGGAGGCGTTGGCCGGGTTCGCGCTGCTGCTGCTGTTCGCCTACGCGCTGTCGTGGGGGATGGCGATCGTGGGGCTGATGGTGCGCAGCCCGGAGGTGTTCAACAACGCCAGCTTCATCGCGATCTTCCCGCTGACGTTCATCGCGAACACCTTCGTGCAACAGGACAACCTGCCGACGCCGCTGCGGGTCTTCGCGGAGTGGAACCCGGTGTCGGCGGTGACGGCGGCGGCGCGGGAACTGTTCGGCAACACCAACCCGCTGTTCCCGAAGCCGGACGTGTGGTCGTTGCAGCACCCGGTGCTGACCACGCTGATCTGGGTCGTGGTGTTCCTGGTCGTGTTCGTGCCCCTGGCCATCCGCCAGTACCGCAAGGCAGTCAGCCGGTAA